A window of Candidatus Saccharibacteria bacterium contains these coding sequences:
- a CDS encoding glutaredoxin family protein, whose translation MKTVTVYSKNACASCNMVKKWLTLKQVAYTEINTDEKPDVLPEVMRISGAATMPVIIVEDESGEKAVSVGYNPSRLAGIVA comes from the coding sequence ATGAAAACGGTGACGGTATACAGCAAAAACGCATGCGCTTCATGCAACATGGTCAAAAAATGGCTGACGCTCAAGCAGGTGGCCTACACCGAGATCAATACTGACGAAAAGCCGGATGTACTGCCCGAAGTCATGCGTATCAGCGGCGCCGCCACCATGCCGGTCATCATCGTTGAGGATGAGAGCGGCGAAAAAGCAGTCTCTGTCGGCTACAACCCATCGCGCCTGGCGGGTATCGTAGCCTAA
- a CDS encoding FKBP-type peptidyl-prolyl cis-trans isomerase: MDNDRVARNQEDQQAALDKAIKEQQSQNQVLPGYTVDTFDAAAVTELKTEDLKVGEGPEVPAGATVKANYTGWLADGTIFDSSNKNGTVTPISFSLNGVIAGWTEGIPGMKVGGVRKLTIPADKAYGASGTNGIPPNSPLVFVVEIVGIE; this comes from the coding sequence ATGGATAACGACCGGGTGGCGCGCAACCAGGAAGATCAGCAGGCCGCGCTGGACAAGGCGATAAAGGAACAGCAGTCACAGAACCAGGTGCTGCCCGGCTACACCGTCGACACGTTTGATGCGGCTGCCGTGACTGAGCTGAAGACCGAGGACCTGAAAGTGGGCGAAGGCCCCGAAGTGCCTGCCGGGGCGACCGTCAAGGCTAACTACACCGGCTGGCTGGCTGACGGCACTATCTTTGACAGCTCCAACAAGAATGGCACGGTGACGCCCATCAGCTTCAGCCTGAACGGCGTGATCGCCGGCTGGACCGAAGGCATCCCGGGCATGAAGGTCGGCGGCGTCCGCAAACTGACCATTCCGGCCGACAAGGCGTATGGCGCCAGCGGCACCAACGGCATCCCGCCGAACTCACCGCTGGTCTTTGTAGTAGAAATTGTCGGTATCGAATAA
- a CDS encoding ABC transporter ATP-binding protein, giving the protein MHALIRTLLYARNLWPYYTGITIFALLMSLSALAAPYIIKLATDAVVAVIEGKPADYTYIIWLAVALLLADVANTLFTNWGGYLGDVMAAKMKKQLSERYYHHLLRLPQSYYDQELTGTIINRLNRTIFEVTQFMNMFANNFFSMIMTIVIVLVVLLAYSWEIALLVFIVYPVFLWLTTLTSRSWQRYQDKKNHETDVASGRFAEVIAQIKVVKSFVQERLELQHFERHYQQTVEVTYRQSRQWHNYDILRRLVLNAIFFVIFGYVFIKTLGREFTVGEMIFIIQLVSMVRIPIFSMSFIVDQTQRAMAGCKDYFKVMSLKPAIDDASNAPALDIARGQIEYRGVSFAYKTDEPVLRDVSFTVEPGTKVALVGESGEGKTTLTNLLLRLYSPTDGTIAIDGTDIASVRQRSLRDKIAVVFQDPALFSGTIRENIAYALPHATDEQVVAAAKAANAHDFINKLKGGYEAEIGERGLKLSGGQKQRLAIARAILKDAPILILDEATSSLDSRAEAQVQEALERLMKRRTTLIIAHRLSTIAHVDKIVTIKKGTVDEIGTPAELAGTGGIYGQLLELQMGTSEKAKKQLKAYEIAA; this is encoded by the coding sequence ATGCATGCATTGATACGAACCCTACTGTACGCCCGCAACTTGTGGCCGTACTACACCGGCATCACCATTTTCGCCCTGCTGATGTCGCTGTCGGCGCTGGCAGCGCCCTATATCATCAAGCTGGCGACAGATGCCGTAGTGGCGGTCATCGAGGGTAAACCGGCCGACTATACGTACATCATCTGGCTGGCGGTAGCGCTGCTCTTGGCGGACGTGGCCAATACGCTCTTTACCAACTGGGGCGGCTACCTTGGTGACGTGATGGCGGCCAAGATGAAGAAGCAACTGAGCGAACGATATTATCATCACCTGCTGCGCCTGCCGCAGAGCTACTATGACCAGGAGCTGACCGGCACTATCATCAACCGGCTCAACCGCACCATCTTTGAGGTGACGCAGTTTATGAACATGTTCGCCAATAACTTCTTCAGCATGATCATGACTATTGTCATCGTGCTGGTGGTGCTATTGGCGTACAGTTGGGAAATCGCCCTGCTGGTGTTCATCGTCTATCCGGTGTTCCTGTGGCTGACTACGCTGACCAGCCGCTCCTGGCAGCGCTATCAGGACAAGAAGAACCATGAGACAGATGTGGCCAGCGGGCGTTTCGCCGAAGTTATCGCGCAGATCAAGGTGGTGAAAAGCTTTGTGCAGGAGCGGCTGGAACTCCAACATTTTGAGCGGCATTATCAGCAGACCGTCGAGGTGACGTACAGGCAGTCGCGGCAGTGGCATAACTACGACATACTGCGGCGGCTGGTGCTGAATGCCATTTTCTTTGTGATATTCGGGTATGTCTTTATCAAGACGCTGGGGCGCGAGTTCACAGTCGGTGAAATGATCTTCATCATCCAGCTGGTCAGCATGGTGCGTATTCCGATCTTTTCCATGAGCTTCATCGTTGACCAGACGCAGCGGGCGATGGCCGGCTGCAAGGATTACTTCAAGGTAATGTCACTGAAGCCTGCGATCGACGATGCCTCGAACGCGCCGGCGCTCGACATCGCGCGCGGGCAGATAGAGTATCGCGGCGTCTCGTTCGCGTATAAGACGGACGAGCCGGTGCTGCGCGATGTCAGCTTTACCGTCGAGCCGGGCACCAAGGTGGCGCTGGTGGGCGAGAGCGGCGAGGGCAAGACCACGCTCACCAACCTGCTGCTGCGTCTTTACTCGCCGACGGATGGCACTATCGCTATCGACGGCACCGATATCGCATCGGTACGGCAGCGGAGTCTGCGAGACAAGATCGCCGTCGTGTTCCAGGATCCGGCCTTATTCAGCGGCACCATCCGCGAAAACATCGCCTATGCCTTGCCGCATGCCACGGACGAGCAGGTGGTCGCGGCGGCCAAGGCGGCGAACGCCCACGATTTTATCAACAAGCTGAAGGGCGGCTACGAAGCCGAGATCGGCGAGCGCGGCCTCAAGCTGAGCGGCGGGCAGAAGCAGCGGTTGGCAATCGCCCGGGCGATTCTCAAAGATGCACCCATCCTGATTCTGGATGAAGCCACCAGCAGCCTGGACAGCCGCGCCGAGGCCCAGGTGCAGGAGGCGCTGGAGCGGCTGATGAAGCGGCGCACGACGTTGATTATCGCACACCGGCTGTCGACGATCGCGCATGTCGATAAGATTGTCACCATCAAAAAAGGTACGGTCGATGAGATTGGTACGCCGGCCGAACTGGCGGGCACCGGCGGTATATACGGCCAGCTGCTGGAGCTGCAGATGGGCACGTCCGAAAAGGCGAAGAAACAGCTCAAGGCGTACGAGATCGCGGCTTAG
- a CDS encoding DNA recombination protein RmuC, whose translation MELLLFAAIAVVILGFIITIAVLMGRLKNLENQQSATLIKQDIDTLSKDVLLLKDSLTDKLSLKMDQNQQFVSQTMQRQFQQSARIIADISTRLSKLDETNRRVVDVADELKTLQNVLQNPKQRGVLGEYFLQSVLENVLPPERFTLQHKFKDGEIVDACIHLEKKKMLPVDSKFSLENYNRLVDEKDKTKRELLARQIRADLKLRIDETSKYIRPAEGTMDFAFMFIPSEAVYYDLLINKVGVIGAGSRDLIEYAFRDRHVIIVSPTSFMAYLQTVLQGLRSLQIEEQAKDIQVRVGQLGRHLETYDGLMQKLGNSLGTTVNHFNNAHKELKKVDKDIIKIAGTKPGVEPVVIDRPVNDEP comes from the coding sequence ATGGAACTATTGCTATTTGCGGCTATCGCCGTGGTAATCCTTGGCTTTATCATCACTATCGCGGTGCTGATGGGGCGGCTGAAAAATTTAGAGAACCAGCAATCCGCAACGCTCATCAAGCAGGATATCGACACGCTCAGCAAGGACGTCTTGCTGCTGAAAGACTCACTGACTGACAAACTGAGCCTGAAGATGGATCAGAACCAGCAGTTCGTCTCGCAGACCATGCAGCGGCAGTTTCAGCAGAGCGCGCGTATCATCGCTGACATTTCGACGCGGCTGAGCAAGCTCGATGAGACCAATCGGCGCGTCGTGGATGTGGCCGATGAACTGAAGACGCTGCAGAACGTGCTGCAGAATCCCAAGCAGCGCGGTGTGCTAGGTGAGTATTTCCTGCAATCTGTACTGGAGAACGTGCTGCCGCCAGAGCGCTTCACCCTGCAGCACAAGTTCAAAGACGGGGAGATCGTCGACGCCTGTATTCACCTGGAAAAGAAAAAGATGCTGCCGGTGGACTCCAAGTTTTCTTTGGAGAATTACAACCGCCTGGTAGACGAGAAAGACAAGACGAAGCGCGAGTTGTTGGCACGGCAGATCCGCGCCGACCTGAAACTGCGCATCGATGAGACGTCCAAGTACATCCGCCCCGCGGAAGGCACTATGGATTTTGCCTTCATGTTCATCCCGAGCGAGGCAGTGTATTACGACCTGCTCATCAACAAGGTAGGCGTCATCGGCGCCGGTTCGCGCGACCTGATTGAGTATGCCTTCCGCGACCGGCACGTCATCATCGTCAGCCCTACCAGCTTTATGGCGTACCTGCAGACGGTCCTGCAGGGCCTGCGCAGCCTGCAGATCGAGGAACAGGCCAAAGACATCCAGGTGCGCGTGGGGCAGCTGGGGCGGCATTTGGAGACGTATGACGGGCTGATGCAGAAGCTGGGCAACAGCCTGGGCACGACGGTGAACCACTTCAACAATGCGCACAAGGAACTGAAGAAGGTGGATAAGGATATTATCAAGATAGCCGGGACGAAGCCGGGGGTGGAGCCGGTGGTGATTGATCGGCCTGTCAATGACGAGCCATAA
- the pheS gene encoding phenylalanine--tRNA ligase subunit alpha — protein sequence MEEIKKVGSALKAAAKTSDDPAAVLRAPELGKLAAGIKQVDDKHKPAYGKALNTLKQELAAIVAKRQAEAEAAAITPIDVTAPFDVSVGRPPRPQLLPTTQGSAHPLMSELERVIDIFTRMGFAAVESRQLDNDYNMFTALNFPEGHPARDGYDTFRTEEGLIPPAHTSTMQNRILRAGRAGLEQGTAIASISYGRVFRNEDVDATHEHTFYQVEGVYVARDASLAQMLAVLRSFFETYYGQTLKIKTQPAYFPFVEPGLEFAIEKPAALGGKPGEWLEMLGCGMIHPNVLKEAGIDPAKYRGFAWGGGLDRLVMLAHGIEDVRHFESAKLNFLRKFA from the coding sequence ATGGAAGAGATCAAGAAAGTCGGCAGCGCCCTCAAGGCTGCTGCCAAAACGAGTGACGATCCGGCGGCCGTGCTGCGCGCGCCGGAACTTGGAAAACTGGCGGCCGGCATCAAGCAGGTCGACGATAAGCATAAGCCGGCGTACGGCAAGGCCCTCAACACGCTGAAGCAGGAGCTGGCGGCCATCGTGGCCAAGCGACAGGCCGAGGCCGAAGCGGCAGCCATTACACCGATTGACGTGACCGCGCCATTCGATGTTTCAGTCGGGCGTCCGCCACGCCCGCAGCTGCTGCCGACCACGCAGGGCAGTGCCCACCCGCTGATGAGCGAGCTGGAGCGGGTCATCGATATTTTCACGCGCATGGGCTTTGCGGCCGTCGAGTCGCGCCAGCTTGATAATGACTACAATATGTTCACCGCGCTGAACTTCCCGGAGGGCCACCCCGCCCGCGACGGCTACGACACTTTCCGGACCGAAGAAGGACTGATTCCGCCAGCCCACACCAGCACCATGCAGAACCGCATCCTGCGTGCGGGACGTGCCGGACTGGAGCAGGGCACGGCCATCGCCTCCATCAGCTACGGCCGCGTCTTCCGCAACGAAGACGTCGATGCCACGCATGAGCACACGTTCTACCAGGTGGAAGGCGTGTACGTTGCCCGCGACGCCAGCCTGGCGCAGATGCTGGCCGTGCTGCGCAGTTTCTTTGAGACGTATTACGGGCAGACACTGAAGATCAAGACGCAACCGGCGTATTTCCCATTCGTCGAGCCCGGTTTGGAATTTGCCATTGAGAAACCAGCGGCTCTTGGGGGCAAGCCTGGTGAATGGCTTGAGATGCTTGGTTGCGGCATGATCCATCCCAATGTCCTGAAAGAAGCCGGCATCGACCCGGCCAAGTACCGCGGCTTCGCGTGGGGCGGCGGTTTGGACCGTCTGGTGATGTTGGCGCATGGCATCGAGGATGTCCGTCATTTCGAATCCGCCAAGCTTAATTTTTTGAGGAAATTCGCATGA
- a CDS encoding DUF475 domain-containing protein: protein MTKEQIKIFWFSAFSTLAVAGAVWYYMGPAAALTAALLIVLEITFSFENAVINAKMLDRLSHVWQQIFMTIGIAIAVFGMRIVFPLVLVAITGQLAVGDVLDMALNDSEAYAHQLEESMPAIAAFGSAFLLMVFFYYFTHENDGKPWLRPFEATIRRLPRHWLTHTLIVAVLVVGANFLLARERFGELALAGAIGIATHLVIHGLIVFLESRKMAHSAGKMVGWAGFAGFMYLEVLDASFSLDGVIGAFAITNNVILIAAGLGAGAVWVRSMTVYLVRHKTLSKYVFLEQGAHYAIGLLALVLLVHTSIHVPEVFTGLAGVAIIVASIIASVRFSKTNAKHKAKTVRA, encoded by the coding sequence ATGACAAAAGAACAAATCAAAATCTTCTGGTTCTCCGCGTTCTCAACCCTGGCAGTAGCGGGCGCCGTCTGGTACTACATGGGTCCGGCAGCCGCCCTGACGGCAGCGTTGCTGATCGTCCTGGAAATCACTTTCAGCTTTGAAAATGCCGTCATCAACGCCAAGATGCTGGATCGGCTGTCGCATGTCTGGCAGCAGATATTCATGACCATCGGCATCGCCATTGCCGTCTTTGGCATGCGTATTGTCTTTCCGTTGGTGCTGGTGGCTATTACCGGGCAGCTGGCGGTGGGGGATGTGCTTGATATGGCGCTTAATGACTCCGAGGCGTATGCGCACCAGCTCGAGGAGTCGATGCCGGCCATCGCGGCGTTCGGCAGCGCTTTCCTGCTGATGGTATTCTTTTACTACTTCACGCACGAGAACGACGGCAAGCCCTGGCTGAGGCCGTTTGAAGCTACTATCCGGCGGCTGCCGCGCCACTGGCTGACGCATACGCTTATCGTGGCGGTGCTGGTAGTGGGGGCTAATTTCCTGTTGGCCCGGGAACGGTTTGGTGAGCTGGCGCTGGCGGGCGCGATCGGTATTGCCACGCATTTGGTCATCCACGGGCTTATCGTGTTCCTGGAGTCGCGCAAGATGGCGCATAGCGCTGGAAAAATGGTGGGCTGGGCCGGTTTTGCGGGCTTTATGTACCTTGAGGTGCTGGATGCCTCGTTCAGCCTCGATGGTGTCATCGGTGCCTTTGCCATCACCAACAATGTCATCCTGATTGCTGCGGGCCTGGGTGCCGGCGCTGTCTGGGTGCGCTCTATGACCGTCTATCTCGTACGCCACAAGACACTCTCCAAATATGTGTTTTTAGAGCAGGGGGCGCATTATGCCATCGGCCTGCTGGCGCTGGTATTGCTGGTGCACACCTCTATCCATGTGCCGGAGGTCTTTACGGGGCTGGCGGGTGTGGCCATCATCGTTGCGTCAATCATCGCCTCGGTCCGCTTCAGCAAAACCAATGCAAAACACAAAGCAAAGACGGTCAGAGCATAA
- a CDS encoding aquaporin, producing MAKTTKSPKKTAKAAKTTAAKTSDKASNSVSAVEATAPEKVTRSEVKSETVESATKTTATTARRRRSNSLSFMERVRIGLRDASPSRILAEFVGTYILTSIVVAILGGKFSPISYFVPQNVLEQQLNVGQGQSLTAAVDQLLQQSGVIPFVATAVFAALAYVIITLIIGRISGAHINPAITIARMTQRVTRLGEGTLYIVAQVLGAMLALAIVSTVGGIDPDNLVLHRADWNLFYGELLGSLVFGFGVASAALYTRAMGKQALVIGGSYLLGAIIATMGGARGFLNPALAVGTNATATGDNSQWWMLVASYVVAPVLGATIGYALYRLISREHRRSAEA from the coding sequence ATGGCCAAAACCACCAAGAGTCCTAAAAAGACCGCAAAGGCTGCGAAGACCACCGCCGCCAAGACGTCTGACAAAGCCAGCAATTCTGTGTCGGCAGTCGAAGCAACCGCACCTGAAAAAGTGACGAGAAGCGAAGTAAAATCTGAGACCGTCGAGTCCGCGACCAAGACCACGGCAACCACCGCCCGCCGCCGTCGCAGCAACAGCCTGAGCTTTATGGAGCGCGTCCGCATCGGCCTGCGTGATGCCAGCCCCAGCCGTATCCTGGCTGAGTTCGTCGGTACCTACATCCTGACCAGCATCGTCGTCGCCATCCTGGGCGGCAAGTTCTCGCCCATCAGCTACTTCGTGCCGCAGAACGTGCTCGAGCAGCAGCTCAACGTCGGCCAGGGCCAGAGCCTGACCGCAGCCGTCGACCAGCTGCTACAGCAGAGCGGGGTGATTCCATTCGTCGCCACGGCCGTCTTTGCCGCCCTGGCCTACGTCATCATCACGCTGATCATCGGCCGCATCTCCGGCGCCCACATCAACCCGGCCATCACCATCGCCCGCATGACGCAGCGTGTCACCCGCCTCGGCGAAGGTACGCTCTACATCGTCGCCCAGGTGTTGGGTGCCATGCTGGCCCTGGCTATCGTTTCCACCGTCGGCGGTATCGACCCGGACAACCTGGTCCTGCACCGCGCCGACTGGAACCTGTTCTACGGTGAACTGCTTGGCTCACTGGTCTTCGGCTTCGGTGTCGCCAGCGCAGCGCTGTACACCCGCGCCATGGGCAAGCAGGCCCTGGTCATCGGTGGTTCCTACCTGCTTGGGGCCATCATCGCCACCATGGGCGGCGCCCGCGGCTTCCTGAACCCGGCCCTGGCCGTCGGCACCAACGCCACCGCCACCGGCGACAACAGCCAGTGGTGGATGCTCGTCGCCTCCTACGTCGTCGCTCCTGTCCTGGGTGCGACCATCGGCTACGCGCTGTACCGGCTGATCAGCCGGGAGCATCGGCGCAGTGCTGAAGCCTAG
- the pheT gene encoding phenylalanine--tRNA ligase subunit beta codes for MIISLNWLKQFVAVDVPVDELVTLIGARLVEVEEVVSLADKYKGAVIVKVVREQPHPSADKLHVVHIDDGGVTPGVTRLADGLVEVVCGAPNVRAGITAVWLPPGATVPSTFSDAGPIILEARPLRGVVSNGMLASARELGVGEEHDGIVEVEIEATPGTGFAHAYALDDYLIDIENKSLTHRPDCFGLIGFAREIAAIQGKAFTTPEWLLATTPQIPLPDGITPVAVTATVADPNVSARYQVIALDGVDAAKASPFAMQTWLARVGIRPISAVVDVTNYLMYLTGQPLHAFDLDKVLAVHPEHKAEIIVRESRQGETLELLDGRTITLADDDIVICAGSVPIALAGAMGGASTEIDSSTKRVLLESATFDLFRLRTTQMRHGIFSEAITRFTKGQSAVQTAPVLASAVALLSDLTGAAPVSDIVDTLAVPFEPSTVAVEAQQISAILGAPYSLEAIAETLRRVEFAVEQRQLQTADQLLVTVPYWRADIHIIEDIAEEIGRINGFDDITPELPLRPFAAVMPSVFEQTRSRVRRSLVRGGANEVLTYNFIPGQLLEKAGETTEQAYRLVNSLSPELACLRTSLLPSLLSRVHANHKLGYGAFALFEMNKTHSRLETESDGRTLPALPVERPMLALVLSVEDKLAGRYDGAPYYQAKQYLDMLAASLSVSLRYEPLVSAAVPSWLKLRDSVYEPKRAAMVYAGDVPLGLIGEVNGRVRSAMKLPQVIAGFEIDLALLDAARSTDSSYTPLGRYQGTTRDVSLRVPAGTPYADVLTTVQAVLAATAFGSSVEPQSIYQKPEDKLKTITLRIALADPQATIKAEAANDVVARIAETAKEKLRAELV; via the coding sequence ATGATTATTTCATTAAACTGGTTGAAGCAATTCGTGGCTGTCGACGTGCCGGTCGATGAGCTGGTGACGCTGATTGGCGCACGCTTGGTCGAGGTTGAGGAAGTCGTGTCGTTGGCCGACAAATATAAGGGTGCGGTCATCGTCAAGGTAGTGCGCGAACAGCCACATCCCAGCGCCGATAAGCTGCATGTGGTGCACATTGATGACGGCGGCGTAACGCCAGGTGTCACCCGTTTGGCGGATGGTCTGGTCGAAGTGGTCTGCGGCGCACCGAACGTGCGTGCAGGCATCACTGCCGTCTGGCTGCCCCCTGGTGCTACCGTGCCCAGCACATTCAGCGATGCCGGCCCGATCATCCTGGAAGCCCGGCCGCTCCGCGGCGTGGTGAGCAACGGCATGCTGGCCAGCGCCCGTGAACTTGGCGTTGGTGAGGAGCATGACGGCATCGTCGAAGTTGAGATAGAGGCGACGCCCGGTACGGGCTTTGCCCATGCGTACGCACTCGATGACTACCTGATTGATATTGAAAACAAATCCCTGACGCACCGGCCGGATTGCTTTGGCCTGATCGGCTTTGCCCGTGAGATCGCCGCCATCCAGGGCAAGGCTTTCACGACGCCGGAATGGCTGCTGGCCACGACGCCGCAGATTCCGCTGCCCGACGGCATCACGCCGGTGGCAGTGACGGCGACGGTGGCCGATCCGAACGTCTCTGCCCGCTACCAGGTGATCGCGCTGGACGGCGTCGATGCTGCCAAAGCCTCTCCCTTCGCCATGCAGACCTGGCTGGCCCGCGTCGGCATCCGCCCGATCAGTGCCGTGGTTGATGTGACCAACTACCTGATGTACCTGACGGGGCAGCCACTGCACGCCTTCGACCTGGATAAGGTGCTGGCCGTCCATCCGGAGCACAAAGCGGAAATCATCGTGCGGGAGAGCCGCCAAGGCGAGACACTTGAGCTTTTGGACGGACGCACCATCACGCTGGCTGACGACGACATCGTCATCTGCGCCGGTTCCGTACCGATTGCACTGGCGGGTGCCATGGGCGGCGCCAGCACCGAAATCGACAGCAGCACCAAGCGCGTCTTGCTGGAGTCTGCCACCTTCGACCTGTTCCGCCTGCGTACTACGCAGATGCGCCACGGCATTTTCAGTGAAGCCATCACACGCTTTACCAAAGGACAATCGGCCGTGCAGACCGCGCCGGTACTGGCGTCTGCGGTCGCGCTGCTTTCCGACCTGACCGGTGCGGCGCCCGTCAGCGACATCGTTGATACTTTGGCCGTGCCGTTCGAGCCGTCGACCGTCGCTGTGGAAGCGCAGCAGATCAGCGCCATCCTGGGTGCGCCATACTCGCTGGAGGCTATCGCCGAAACATTGCGCCGCGTCGAATTCGCTGTTGAGCAGCGCCAGTTGCAGACTGCCGACCAGCTGTTGGTCACAGTGCCGTACTGGCGGGCGGATATTCATATAATCGAGGATATAGCCGAAGAAATCGGCCGCATCAACGGCTTTGATGACATCACGCCTGAGTTGCCGCTGCGACCTTTTGCGGCGGTGATGCCCAGTGTCTTTGAGCAGACCCGGTCACGCGTCCGCCGCAGCCTGGTGCGTGGCGGTGCCAACGAGGTCCTGACGTACAACTTCATTCCTGGCCAGCTGCTCGAAAAAGCCGGCGAGACTACCGAGCAGGCATACCGCCTGGTCAACTCACTGTCGCCGGAACTGGCTTGCCTGCGCACCAGTCTGCTGCCGAGTCTGCTGAGCCGCGTCCACGCCAATCACAAACTGGGCTACGGTGCTTTTGCGCTGTTTGAGATGAACAAGACGCACAGCCGGCTGGAAACCGAGAGCGATGGCCGGACGTTACCGGCCCTGCCGGTTGAACGGCCGATGCTGGCGTTGGTGCTCAGTGTCGAGGACAAGCTTGCCGGACGCTATGATGGCGCGCCGTACTACCAGGCGAAACAATACCTGGATATGCTTGCCGCCAGCCTCAGTGTCAGTCTGCGCTACGAGCCACTGGTCAGCGCGGCCGTACCGTCTTGGTTGAAGCTGCGTGATTCGGTCTACGAACCGAAGCGTGCGGCCATGGTGTATGCCGGCGACGTGCCGCTGGGGCTTATCGGTGAAGTAAACGGCCGGGTGCGGAGCGCCATGAAGCTGCCGCAGGTCATCGCCGGCTTCGAGATTGATCTGGCACTGCTGGATGCCGCCCGTTCGACCGATTCGTCATATACGCCACTGGGGCGCTACCAGGGCACCACGCGTGACGTAAGCTTGCGTGTGCCGGCCGGAACGCCGTACGCGGATGTACTGACGACCGTGCAGGCCGTACTGGCAGCAACCGCATTTGGCAGCAGTGTCGAGCCGCAGTCCATCTACCAGAAGCCGGAAGACAAACTCAAGACTATCACTTTGCGCATCGCTCTGGCTGACCCGCAGGCCACTATCAAGGCTGAGGCCGCCAACGATGTCGTGGCGCGCATCGCCGAAACGGCAAAAGAAAAGCTCCGGGCGGAGCTGGTATAG
- a CDS encoding signal peptidase I — MNIQVGNAASDTSHNDWFVGHFMEKELGLQHSTDVEIKWGKHPIGDGRAEWGASDFSTTISILISGKFEIEFRDRTVVLAQPGDYVMWPKGCEHKARALEESVVLTVRWPSQVPKA, encoded by the coding sequence ATGAACATACAAGTTGGCAATGCCGCAAGCGACACTTCCCACAACGACTGGTTCGTCGGCCATTTCATGGAGAAAGAACTGGGACTGCAACACAGCACGGATGTTGAAATAAAATGGGGCAAACACCCTATCGGCGACGGACGTGCAGAGTGGGGTGCAAGCGATTTTAGCACTACCATCAGTATCCTGATTTCTGGCAAGTTTGAGATTGAGTTCCGCGACAGGACCGTCGTGCTTGCGCAGCCGGGAGATTATGTCATGTGGCCCAAAGGTTGTGAGCATAAGGCACGCGCCCTAGAAGAGTCAGTCGTACTGACCGTACGCTGGCCATCCCAGGTTCCAAAAGCCTAG
- a CDS encoding phosphatase PAP2 family protein, with protein MEFLIILLADYLVAPILLLAAWAVLRLPAKKRWQAIARGVVVALTALLFAKIIAQFYQGERPFETMGIKPGASYLPNPGFPSDHSLLVFTTVIVTYAATQRRRLGIALLTMAVLVALGRVLAHVHTPLDVIGGALCAALAGVLWYGHRFRQAYGTPGVQAKSKTTVTKSTRSKRSS; from the coding sequence ATGGAATTTCTGATCATCCTCCTCGCCGACTATCTGGTTGCGCCGATATTGCTGCTGGCTGCCTGGGCTGTCTTGCGGCTGCCTGCAAAAAAACGCTGGCAGGCCATTGCCCGCGGCGTCGTAGTGGCGTTGACCGCACTGTTATTTGCTAAGATTATCGCCCAGTTTTACCAGGGCGAGCGCCCGTTTGAGACCATGGGCATCAAGCCGGGCGCCAGCTATCTGCCGAATCCGGGTTTCCCGAGTGACCACTCCTTGCTGGTCTTTACGACGGTTATCGTGACGTATGCCGCCACGCAGCGCAGGAGGCTGGGCATCGCACTGCTCACCATGGCGGTGCTGGTCGCCTTGGGCCGCGTGCTGGCACACGTGCACACGCCGCTGGATGTCATCGGCGGGGCGCTCTGCGCGGCGCTGGCGGGCGTGCTGTGGTACGGGCACCGGTTCCGGCAGGCGTATGGGACGCCGGGCGTACAAGCAAAATCGAAGACTACAGTGACGAAGTCAACCAGATCAAAGCGCTCGTCCTAA